A window from Mycobacterium botniense encodes these proteins:
- a CDS encoding LLM class flavin-dependent oxidoreductase has product MSLAFHWFLPTYGDSRELVAGGHGTPMSGDRPATLRYLNQICAAAETNGFEAVLTPTGLWCEDAWLTTAMLVETTETLKFLVAFRPGFISPTLAAQMAGTFQRHSGGRLLLNVVTGGETHEQRAYGDFLDKQSRYARTAEFLHVVRQLWTSPEPVTFAGEHIRVEDAVLNNPPDPLPPIFFGGSSQPAGPVAAKYADVYLTWGEPLRAVGEKLDWIRGLAVDEGRVVQYGLRIHVITRDTARDAWAEADRLLAGIKPADIERVQASLARSESEGQRRMRLLHGGDRSRLEVAPNLWAGVGLVRGGAGTALVGSHAEVADRLIEYSRLGITHFIVSGYPHLEEAYWFGEGVLPLLERKGLWTHPHRSPRAVRTTPCAATSAH; this is encoded by the coding sequence ATGAGCCTGGCGTTTCACTGGTTTTTGCCCACCTACGGCGATTCGCGGGAGCTGGTCGCCGGCGGGCACGGCACCCCGATGTCCGGTGACCGGCCCGCCACCCTGCGCTACCTGAACCAGATCTGCGCGGCCGCCGAAACCAACGGGTTCGAGGCGGTGCTCACCCCGACCGGGTTGTGGTGTGAGGACGCCTGGCTGACGACGGCGATGCTGGTGGAGACCACTGAGACACTGAAATTTCTCGTCGCATTCCGTCCCGGCTTCATCAGCCCGACACTGGCCGCGCAAATGGCCGGCACCTTTCAGCGGCACTCAGGCGGACGGCTGCTGCTCAATGTCGTCACCGGCGGTGAAACCCATGAGCAGCGGGCCTACGGGGATTTCTTAGATAAGCAGTCCCGGTATGCCCGCACGGCCGAGTTTTTGCATGTGGTCCGGCAACTGTGGACGTCACCGGAACCGGTGACCTTCGCCGGAGAGCACATCCGGGTCGAGGACGCGGTGCTCAACAACCCGCCCGACCCGCTGCCCCCCATATTTTTCGGTGGCTCATCGCAACCCGCCGGGCCGGTGGCCGCCAAATACGCCGATGTCTATCTCACCTGGGGCGAACCGCTGCGGGCCGTCGGCGAGAAACTGGACTGGATCCGCGGGCTGGCTGTCGACGAGGGCCGGGTTGTGCAGTACGGCCTGCGGATCCATGTGATCACCCGGGACACCGCCCGGGACGCGTGGGCGGAGGCTGACCGGCTGCTGGCCGGGATCAAGCCGGCAGATATCGAACGGGTGCAGGCCAGTCTGGCCCGCAGCGAATCCGAGGGGCAACGCCGCATGCGGCTGCTGCACGGCGGGGACCGCAGCCGACTGGAGGTGGCGCCCAACCTGTGGGCCGGGGTGGGCCTGGTCCGCGGGGGCGCGGGCACCGCCCTGGTCGGCTCGCATGCCGAGGTCGCCGACCGGCTGATCGAGTACTCGCGGCTGGGGATCACGCACTTTATCGTGTCGGGGTATCCGCATCTGGAAGAGGCCTACTGGTTCGGTGAAGGCGTGCTGCCGCTGCTCGAACGCAAGGGATTATGGACTCACCCCCACCGCTCGCCGCGGGCAGTCCGGACGACGCCGTGTGCGGCCACCTCGGCGCACTGA
- a CDS encoding class I SAM-dependent DNA methyltransferase — translation MAPQIYRIQFPPYNSEQLRQDEVSFKLIEDGKPQRLRFHDYAAIYKRPGLYEELFYGRLRCNSPVKVMELLQRALQTAREPVTELRVLDLGAGNGMMGDVLKRDGVARLVGVDIVPEARDAAYRDRPTVYDAYYVADLATMNDELREELSEWSFDCLTCVAALGFGDIPPQAFFNAMRLIQTGGWLAFNIKQSFLDAADQTGFSRLVRALIFSQYFNIHHLELYRHRLSMEGTQLFYYALVGRLTSPIPDEFLHTHGIE, via the coding sequence GTGGCTCCCCAAATCTATCGAATTCAGTTTCCTCCCTACAATTCAGAACAACTGCGCCAAGACGAGGTCTCTTTCAAGCTGATCGAAGATGGCAAGCCGCAACGTCTGCGGTTTCATGACTACGCCGCGATATACAAGAGGCCCGGGCTTTATGAGGAACTATTTTACGGCAGATTGCGGTGCAATTCACCGGTCAAAGTGATGGAATTGCTGCAGCGGGCGCTGCAGACCGCGCGCGAGCCGGTCACCGAGTTGCGGGTGCTCGATCTGGGTGCCGGTAACGGGATGATGGGCGATGTGCTGAAGCGCGATGGCGTCGCCCGGCTGGTCGGCGTGGACATCGTCCCCGAAGCCCGCGATGCCGCATATCGGGACCGGCCAACGGTCTACGACGCTTACTATGTCGCGGACTTGGCCACCATGAACGACGAGCTGCGTGAGGAACTCAGTGAGTGGAGTTTCGATTGCCTGACATGTGTCGCAGCGCTGGGTTTCGGTGACATTCCGCCGCAAGCGTTTTTCAACGCGATGCGGCTTATACAGACGGGCGGCTGGCTGGCTTTCAATATCAAACAGTCATTTCTGGACGCGGCGGACCAGACCGGTTTCTCTCGCCTGGTACGCGCCCTTATCTTCTCACAATATTTCAATATCCACCATCTCGAGCTGTATCGGCATCGCCTCTCGATGGAGGGCACGCAGCTGTTTTATTACGCCCTGGTCGGTCGGTTGACCTCGCCGATTCCAGACGAATTTTTGCACACGCATGGTATCGAATGA
- a CDS encoding alpha/beta hydrolase-fold protein, with product MGAVAGATGVWALSALLDPTGPQASPTAPFEPAAGSAVPTTLSGSFVSAARGGVTTNWVIVRPPGQTAALRPVIALHGKGGNANTVLDLGVDQELAKLVQAGHPGFAVVGVDGGDTYWHRRVSGQDSGAMVLEELLPLLAAKGLDTSRVAFMGWSMGGYGALLLGARLGAARTAGICAVSPALFTSYTGSAPGAFDSYEDWERNNVFGLPALASIPLRVDCGTSDRFYPATRAFVAQLRTPPAGGFSPGGHDVSFWRQQLPAELAWMVS from the coding sequence ATGGGCGCTGTGGCCGGAGCCACCGGTGTTTGGGCGTTAAGTGCCCTGCTGGATCCGACCGGACCACAGGCCTCACCCACCGCACCGTTCGAGCCGGCGGCGGGCAGCGCCGTGCCGACCACACTGTCGGGCTCGTTTGTCTCGGCGGCTCGAGGTGGCGTCACCACCAACTGGGTGATCGTGCGGCCACCTGGTCAGACCGCCGCACTGCGCCCGGTGATCGCGCTGCACGGCAAGGGCGGCAACGCCAACACCGTGCTCGACCTCGGCGTCGACCAGGAGCTGGCGAAATTGGTCCAGGCCGGCCATCCCGGGTTCGCGGTGGTCGGTGTCGACGGCGGCGACACCTACTGGCATCGGCGCGTCTCCGGCCAGGATTCGGGAGCGATGGTGCTCGAGGAGCTGTTGCCGCTGCTGGCGGCCAAGGGCCTGGACACCTCGCGGGTGGCCTTTATGGGCTGGTCGATGGGCGGTTACGGGGCATTGTTGCTGGGGGCCCGGCTGGGCGCCGCGCGGACCGCGGGGATCTGTGCGGTGAGCCCGGCATTGTTCACCTCCTACACCGGCAGCGCACCCGGGGCGTTCGACAGCTATGAGGACTGGGAGCGCAACAACGTGTTCGGCCTGCCGGCGCTGGCGTCGATCCCGCTGCGGGTGGACTGCGGCACCAGCGACCGCTTCTACCCGGCCACTCGCGCCTTCGTCGCCCAGCTGCGCACACCCCCCGCGGGGGGTTTCTCACCGGGCGGGCACGACGTATCGTTTTGGCGCCAGCAGCTGCCCGCCGAACTGGCCTGGATGGTCTCCTAA
- a CDS encoding acyltransferase family protein, with the protein MTVRQDATLSSRHRTEHGRRPPQPGFRPDIEGLRAVAILAVVLFHAKVPGAGGGYIGVDVFFVISGFLITGLLWREVNSSGTVRLPRFYAARARRLLPASATVGVVTGIGAAVLLPPLQARSALRDGIASALYVGNYRFALQGTDYLAADTPPSLFQHYWSLGVEEQFYLLWPALIIATTWLVRHAGRRTGIDAAHSQTPYLVMLGLVAAGSFGLALVCTDTSPPWAFFSLPTRAWELAAGGLVALTAPEWHRLPALAAAIAGWGGLTLIVLTCAELNSATPYPGTAALLPVLGTVLVIGAGCAGAGAGRVLALPGLRAIGRVSYAWYLWHWPVLLLLPALVGQPDNPMSRLAAVLVSCGLAVLTLHLVENPVRFAAALRRSAAASLALGAAVTTLAVAVDLVLLALVPAPVGHGLAIAAPKILATPPSAAPSADPLDAALDAAVRQTFAQAQSAVAASADRAAVPSNLTPPLADAPADKPAVFVNGCVRSWREVGQSECATGDTTSPTTVALVGDSHAAMWNPALQRLAEQRHWRLETLGKVTCPLMDLPITSPYLGRPYTECEQWRAEIMARLRAEHPRLVVLSMSRRYGADFGFTSYDPAWIASLTRLVAQLRSTGAQVLVLGPIPDPHSTVPACLSAHLDDATACSPARTVAVNQAGIAAEEAATNRGGGHYADLTELFCTAERCPAIVGNTLVYRDDNHVTIEYAQVLAPVIGALADRASSGN; encoded by the coding sequence ATGACAGTGCGGCAGGACGCCACCCTAAGCTCCCGCCACCGGACCGAGCACGGTCGGCGTCCGCCGCAGCCCGGCTTTCGCCCCGATATCGAGGGCCTGCGGGCGGTGGCCATCCTGGCGGTCGTGCTGTTTCACGCCAAGGTGCCCGGCGCCGGGGGCGGGTACATCGGCGTGGACGTGTTCTTCGTCATCTCCGGGTTTCTCATCACCGGCCTGCTCTGGCGCGAGGTGAACAGCTCCGGCACCGTGCGGTTGCCCCGTTTCTACGCAGCGCGGGCCCGTCGCCTGCTGCCGGCGTCGGCGACCGTCGGGGTCGTGACCGGCATCGGCGCTGCCGTCCTGTTACCGCCGTTGCAGGCCCGCAGCGCGCTCCGGGACGGTATCGCCAGCGCGCTGTATGTCGGCAATTACCGCTTCGCCCTGCAAGGTACCGATTATTTGGCCGCGGACACCCCGCCGTCGCTGTTTCAGCACTACTGGTCGCTGGGTGTGGAGGAGCAGTTCTATCTGCTGTGGCCGGCGCTGATCATTGCGACCACCTGGCTGGTACGGCATGCGGGGCGGCGCACCGGCATCGATGCCGCTCACTCGCAGACCCCCTACCTGGTGATGCTGGGGCTGGTCGCCGCGGGGTCGTTCGGGCTGGCGCTGGTGTGCACGGACACGTCACCGCCCTGGGCGTTCTTCTCGCTGCCCACCCGGGCCTGGGAGCTAGCGGCCGGCGGCCTGGTGGCGCTGACCGCACCGGAATGGCACCGGTTGCCGGCCCTGGCCGCCGCAATCGCGGGCTGGGGCGGGTTGACCCTGATCGTCCTGACCTGCGCCGAGCTGAACTCGGCGACACCCTACCCGGGGACCGCGGCGCTGCTTCCGGTGCTGGGGACGGTGCTGGTGATCGGGGCCGGATGCGCAGGCGCCGGCGCCGGTCGTGTCCTGGCGCTGCCGGGCCTGCGGGCGATCGGGCGGGTCTCGTATGCCTGGTACCTCTGGCATTGGCCGGTGTTGCTGCTGCTGCCGGCGCTCGTGGGTCAGCCCGACAACCCGATGAGCAGGCTGGCAGCGGTCCTGGTCTCCTGCGGCCTGGCGGTGCTCACCCTGCATCTCGTCGAGAACCCGGTCCGGTTCGCTGCGGCGTTGCGCCGATCGGCCGCCGCCAGCCTGGCGCTGGGCGCCGCTGTCACCACGCTGGCGGTGGCGGTCGACCTGGTGCTGCTGGCGCTGGTGCCCGCCCCGGTCGGGCACGGGTTGGCGATTGCGGCACCGAAGATTCTCGCTACACCCCCCTCGGCGGCCCCGAGTGCCGACCCATTAGACGCCGCATTAGACGCCGCCGTTCGCCAAACCTTCGCCCAGGCGCAGTCCGCCGTCGCGGCATCCGCCGACCGTGCGGCCGTGCCGTCGAACCTGACCCCGCCGCTTGCCGATGCGCCGGCCGATAAGCCGGCGGTCTTCGTCAACGGGTGTGTGCGCTCGTGGCGCGAGGTGGGCCAAAGCGAATGCGCGACGGGCGACACCACCTCACCCACGACCGTGGCCCTGGTCGGCGACTCGCACGCGGCAATGTGGAACCCGGCCCTGCAGCGGCTCGCCGAGCAGCGGCACTGGCGACTGGAAACGCTGGGCAAAGTCACCTGCCCGCTGATGGACCTGCCGATCACCAGCCCGTATCTGGGCCGGCCCTACACCGAGTGTGAGCAGTGGCGGGCCGAGATCATGGCCCGGTTGCGGGCCGAGCATCCGCGGCTGGTGGTGCTGAGCATGTCACGCCGCTACGGCGCCGACTTCGGTTTCACGTCGTATGACCCGGCCTGGATCGCCAGCCTGACCCGCCTGGTGGCGCAGCTGCGCAGCACCGGGGCACAGGTGCTGGTGCTGGGGCCGATCCCCGATCCGCACTCCACGGTGCCCGCCTGCCTCTCAGCCCATCTCGACGATGCCACGGCCTGTTCGCCGGCCCGGACGGTCGCGGTGAACCAAGCCGGCATCGCCGCCGAGGAGGCGGCGACCAACCGGGGCGGCGGCCACTATGCCGACCTGACCGAACTGTTCTGCACCGCCGAGCGCTGCCCGGCCATCGTCGGCAACACCCTGGTGTACCGCGACGATAACCACGTGACGATCGAATACGCCCAAGTGCTGGCACCGGTGATCGGTGCGCTGGCCGACCGCGCGTCGTCCGGGAACTAG
- a CDS encoding DUF3093 domain-containing protein, protein MSPATETEPARLFYEPGASWYWVLAGPASAVAMLLIEKSGGNGWEPLVPAVFLVLVTGFVALQVKAARIHTSVELTRDTLRQGTETIRVAEIVKVYPDPEHAESEKEVQRWQSARALGELVGVPRGRVGIGLKLTGGRTAQAWARRHRHLRAALTPLVEERVGPPGADIDDSDEAGSRW, encoded by the coding sequence ATGAGCCCGGCGACCGAAACTGAACCCGCGCGGCTGTTTTATGAGCCCGGCGCCAGCTGGTACTGGGTGCTGGCGGGCCCGGCCTCGGCGGTGGCCATGCTGCTGATCGAAAAATCCGGCGGCAACGGCTGGGAGCCACTGGTCCCCGCGGTGTTCTTGGTGCTGGTGACGGGTTTCGTGGCGTTACAGGTCAAGGCAGCGCGAATCCACACCTCGGTCGAGCTGACCCGAGACACGCTGCGTCAGGGCACCGAGACGATCCGGGTGGCCGAAATCGTGAAGGTCTATCCCGATCCCGAGCACGCCGAGTCGGAAAAGGAAGTGCAACGCTGGCAGTCGGCGCGCGCGCTGGGGGAGCTGGTCGGGGTGCCGCGGGGCCGGGTCGGCATCGGCCTCAAGCTCACCGGCGGCCGTACCGCGCAGGCCTGGGCTCGCCGCCACCGTCACCTGCGGGCCGCACTGACCCCACTGGTCGAAGAGCGGGTGGGGCCGCCCGGCGCGGATATCGACGACAGCGACGAAGCCGGGTCGCGGTGGTGA